The Undibacterium cyanobacteriorum genomic sequence CCAACTGCGACAGTAGGTGCAAAAACCCAATTGATGCCGGTAGCGCGCACGGCACGACCGACTTCGACGGCAATCTTGCTGATCAATTGCGGATTATGCGCAGCACCGAGACCAATGTTATGCGGGAACAAGGTCGCGCCGACCACATTGCTATTCCCATGAATCGCATCAATACCCCACACCACCGGCACTTTGGTTTTCATGTCGGTCGACATCGAGGCATCGTAGTAGGCGGTAGACAGCGCCAACCAATCTGCGGCAGTCGCATACTTGTTCATCTTCGGCCAGCTACCACCGCCATTTAGCACAGAACCGAGGTAATACTGTTTGACTTCTTCAGGTGTGACAAATTTAATTTCCGCCTGCGTCATCTGCCCGACTTTTTGTGCCAAGCTCATCGAAGAAACGATCTCCTTGATCTTCTTCTCCATCGCCGCATCTTTGCTGATCGCACTTTTGATCTTAGGCCAATCTTTCAATTCTGGCGCAGTAGCTGCGTTCACAGATGCAGCTTGTAAGCTGAGTCCAGCAATCACACTGGCAACGGCAAGTTGTAGGGTTTTGTTTTTCATCTTTCTGTCTCTTCCTTCTTCATCTCAGATGGTTTGCACTTAGTTTGTACTTAGCATGCAGGTAGTCTACGAATATCGAAACCGCGAATATAAAAATGCTAAAGCTCTGCAACAGCAAAGCAGCGACGCCTCTTGAGCGTAAGGCAAAGTTTCAGAGAGATGGCGAGGCGTTTTTCACCAAATTGGAAACGTTACCAATTTAGGATGCATAATGCTGCTTGTGATTTTCTTTGTCAATAAAAAATTCGGAAATTTGTGAGTTTTTGCTGGGATAGTGGGGGGATGGGGGCGAATGAGGTGGATGCTTATGGTTGGAGGACGTTGGGTTTCGGCCGCCTCGAATAGCGGATGGTTAGGAATTTGCGGTTAGTAGGTCGGGGGTGGCCCGACAGCCACTCACTTTTCTTGCTTCGCCAAGAAAAGTAAGCAAAAGAAGGCGACGCAGGCGCAGCTGCCCTTCGGGTTCCCAATTGGGCAAGCGAAAAATGGGGCGACGCAGAAACTCGCTTCGCTCAAACATCTGCGCCGCTTGATCCCATTTTGCGCTCACCCAATTGGCATCTGCACATGCGGTAACAACAAAACATACATACTCAACCGCCGCCTAGATTTCCGACGACAGTGGTATTCCACTGATGCTCCTTCCCTTTCAAGGGGAAGGTTGGGATGGGGATGGGTTGCTTTTGCAGTTGACTTTGAAGTTAATCCACTTCTGACACTGCCAATTGTGTGGGACAGAAATGGGAAAAAGAGAGTCAGATGTCTGAGCGAAGCGAGTTTCTGACTCTCCCCATTTTTGTCCCGCACAATTGGGAAGCCGAAGGCCAGTGGCAGCGTGGTCGCCTTTCTTTGCTTACTTTCTTTGGCGAAGCAAAGAAAGTGAGTGGCCGCCGGGCCACTCACGGCCAGCGAAAGATGTTGGGTTCCTGCCTGCGCAGGAACGACACGGTCTCAAACTCGTAGGTTGGGCTGAAAAGCCCAACGCCTCGCCTTCTCTTAACGCGCAACGTTGGGCTTCGCTTTGCTCAACCCAACCTACGGGTTCGAGCAAATTGCTGAGTATTACGTTTGAAGACGGGGCCCCAAAAAGGAACCGGGACGGCACCATCATCGCGAAATGATAGCCACCGTCCCATCCCTATCCTTCCTTCTCCCCCCCGGGAAAAGTGAGGCCCTACAAAACTGTGCTTTGACTGGGTCTGAGACAGACGTCTACGACAAACGCCTGATCGCGCCTAGTTTGGCGCCTGCAAAAAGTCTCGATACCACAGAGCGCTGATTTTAAGCGTTCTTTGCTGCGTTTCAAAGTCAATATACACCAAACCGAAGCGGCGAAGATAGCCCTCGGCCCACTCAAAGTTGTCAATCAGACTCCACGCAAAGTAGCCGCGCACATCGACGCCGGCTTGTCGGGCTTCTTGGAGTGCGGCCAAATGGCGGATGAAATAGTCACGTCTTTGCGTATCAACAACCGAGCCATCGTCTTCGAGCCGGTCTTCGTAACTGGCACCATTTTCGGTCACATACATGGGCGGCACAGGGTAATCTTGCTTGAGACGTTTGAGCAAAGTCACCAAACCATGCGGCGCGACTTCCCAACCAAAAGCAGTGCGCTCCAGTGTGGGATCATGAGTCAAGGACGTCGCCAGCGGAGGATTATGTGGCGCGTCTTGAATGACTTCAGGGAAGTAGTAATTCACTCCCAAGAAATCAAGGGGCACAGCGATGGCTTGCAAATCACCATCGTGCATCTGCGGTGCGGCAGCGCCAACCAAGTCCCAAATGTCTTGCGGATAGCCACGACCATGCAAGGGATCGAGGAACCACCGATTGCGCAGACCATCATGACGTCGTGTCGCGGCAATATCTTCTGGTTTGTCGCTGGCTGGTCGCAGTGGATGCAAACTCAAAGCAATACCGACTTTGGCATCGGCGACATTGCGACGCAAGAGCGGCACGGTCAAACCATGCGACAACAAAACATGATGGCACACCTGCAGCGCTGCTTTGAAATCACGCTTACCGGGCGCATGCATGCCGTCCCAGTTGCCATGCATCGCGGTGCACCAAGGCTCGTTATGCGTGATCCAATGTTTAATCCGATCACCTAAGCGACGACTGATCACATCAGCGAAGTGCAGATAGGCTTGGACGGTGGCACGGTTCTCCCAGCCACCTTGATCTTGCAAGTACTGCGGCAAATCCCAGTGATACAAGGTCGCCCAAGGCTGCAAGCCTCGCGCCAGCATGCCGTCGACTAAGTCAGAGTAGAATTGCAGACCTACTTCATTCACGGTGCCATTGATATCACTGATGACACGCGGCCACGAGATCGAAAAGCGGTAAGCATTCAGCCCCAAGCTTTGGGCGATATCGAGGTCCTCTTGCCAGCGATAATAATGATCACAGGCTACCCGAGCATCGCTGCCATCGCGAATCTTTCCCGCCGTCGCTGCGAAACTATCCCAGATCGATGGTACTCGCCCATCGGTGTCGGCTGCACCTTCAATTTGAAATGAAGAGGTCGAACAGCCCCACAGAAAATCGGTAGGAAAATCAATACGTCGCAGTTCAGGTAGTCGTTTGGAATCGTCCATAATTTTTCTTCGCTTGATACAACTTAGGGTTACAACTCGGTTTAAGAACTTAGCTCGCTCAATCAGTTAAAAGGCTTGGGCGTATTGCTCGCGTTCATCCAATTCATGACCGCTTGTTGGGGTTCATAATTCACCGTGCCAAACTGTTTGAATAGGGCTTCAATCTCGGCCATGCTGGCGGTGTTAAAGTCGAGTGCTGGCACCTTACTATCTGGCGCATTGGTGACGAGGCCCCAAGTGCCATTGCCTTGACCACCCGCATTGGTAATCAGCTTGTAAGACCACGCACTTGCGGCCCACCCATAACTGGCATACACATCGTAAGTCGTGCGTGTCACTTGGCCACCTGCATCAGCACCCATCGCCGCCCAAGGTTGGAACTCGCCAACCAAGAACGCCGTGTTCAGATTTTTTAAACGGGCATTCCATTCACACACGCCGCCATTGCCGGACGTCCCGCAGTACAGCCACTCTTTGTGCACTGGCAAACCCGGTTGTCCCCAACCAAAAAAGCCAGGATAGAAATGCATTTCAAAGGCCACGTTTTTCATCCCTGCCTGCGCTGGATTACCATAAGCGTTAATGCCTGCCGCATGGCCCGGCAAGATCACGACATGTTTGCTATCGACGCTTCTCACCGCGTCATACAGCGTTTTCACTACGCGTGCCATTTCGGTTTCGCTGGTACCCCAAGGTTCATTCAGCAAGCTGTAACCAGCGACCACGGCACGATCTTTATACCGCCCTGCCACCTGCTGCCATAACCACACCGTACGGGCTTGATACTCTGGAGTCGACCAATACAAATTCTTGCCAGCACAGCCACTATGATGTTCCCAACCTTGGCTCCCTACCGCGCCATGTAAATCGAGGATCACATAGATGCCGCGTTTCTCCGCTTCGGCGAGGGCTTGATCGAGATAAACCCAAGCGTCACTACGCAAATGTCCGGGATTCTTTTCGTCTTCAACGACACTCCAAATAAACGGCAGGCGGACTAAATTCAGATTGAACTTGACCAACATATCCCAGTCGCGCGTCGTCATCCAATTATCGCGATATAGGCGATACAAACGGTCACGTTCGGCATAGCCAAAGCGGGCATCCAGTTTTGCTTCCAACTTGCACTGGTCATCAATGCCCGCACTACCTTGGCCCATCATCCAAAATTCTTGAATCAACCAATTGCCAAGATTCGCCCCTTTGAGCTGAATCGGACGATTATCTTCACGGACCCAATACGTTCCCTCTGTGTGCAAGAGACCGACCGGATCACGTGTGATGTTGGTCGCTGGGATCGGTGTGATGACACCACTGCCGTTGTTAGGACTGGTCGTGGCAGAGGTGCTCGAGCTACCAGAGCTACCGGAGCCACAGGCCATCGTGCTCACACAGAACAGCGTCGACAACAAGCATCGCACAAACAGGGATGCTCGACCTTGCTGCTGATGACTCACTTTTGAATACGGCATTTCACCCTCGCTCATCAATTACGACTCAACTTGTTAGACATTTGAAATCGCGCACCACACTATCAAATCCCGATTCCAATTCATGGGCTCATGCCTCAAATTGGCTCTCCAAGACCGCTGATTGGAATCGTTTCCATTTTACACTCAAAAAAAACATGCGTGTGCATGTCTTTTACTTTGCTTTGCCTTCTTTACTGCTTTTTACAACAATCCTCGCTCAGCAACCGCTGAGTCTTTCTTACTCTTTATCGCCGTGCCGCGAGTGCTGAGGACAGACTTCACGCTGTCCTCACCACCCCAAGCACAAAGTTATTTTGCTGCTTTCTTCGCGCTGCCACGCACCGCTTTTTCCACCGAACTACGCCACGTCATGCTGACCGGATATTGGCGCTCGACCGGTCTTTCCATGTCATAGCAGCGATTCAGCAGGAAATTCAAACCGTTCAAAGTCATTTCGCGCCAAGCGATATGCACCGATGACAGACGCGGTGCAGTGTATTCTGCTGTGAAGGTATCGTCGTAACCGATGACCGATACTTCCGTCGGTACATTGATGCCAATATGCTGAAAATACGATAAAGCACCAACCGCCATTTCATCATTGGCACAAAATACAGCGGTAAAGTCATAGCCTGATTCGACCAATTCCTGCGCTGCCGCCCAGCCGCCATCGGGTGCGAAATTGCTTTCGACGATCCACATCTTGCGTGTATCAATTCCGGCCAATTCCATTTCGCGCATAAAGCCGCTGATACGCTCCACGTTATCAGGCGCACAGGCGGGCCCCGCAATTACTGCGATCTTCTTATGCTTATGCTGCAGCAAAGATTTTGCGGCCATGCGTCCACCTAAAAAATGGTCCGCGGTGAAGCACTGTTCAGCAATCGATTCATACTTGTGATTGAGCACCACTAAGTTATCTTTGGCAGTGCCCATCGCTTCGAGATCACTCTCTTCAAGCGCATTACTCATGACGATCAAACCATCACAACCACGCTCGATCAGAAAATTAATGCCCTCCACCGCTTGTTGGCGCACGTTCCCATCACCAACACCGAAGGCCACCACCATGTGCAAACCCGCAGCACGCAATTCCATATCGATGACCTGCATGATGGGCATGTAGAAGGTTCCCTTCAGCAAAGGGATATACACACCGATCATGCGCGAGGAGCCCGACAACAAAGAACGCGCCGCATGCGAAGGACGGAAATCCAATTCCTCAATCGCCTTGCGTACTTTTTCCAGAGTCGCGGCTGACACCGAGCCTTTACCGCTCACAACACGTGATGCGGTTCCTAGCCCTACCCCCGCTAAACGGGCGACATCTTTAATGGTTGCCATACTCTTACTCTCTCGCTTTGTATTTGCTTTATTGTTTTTTACTGCTGCTCGACTGAAGCTGAACTGCGCCGCTGTTACTCTTCAGTTGCTCTTACCCTACTCTTCTCAGGCTGTATCAAGCGACGCGATAAACGCCGTATTGTAGCCCCAGACCCGCGCCACATCTAGGTTTTCTGTCGATTCGACGACACATCAATCCTACTTCCTTTGATGATCTTCAGCGTGCGAATCTTTTCTGCTCGCTTCTCATCGAACCCATCCCCACCCTCACCCGTCCCTTGAAAGGGAGGGAATGTTCGAGGTTTCTCACACACTTGCCGCATATCACTTACACATATCTAACTACGCATCCACTTACACTTCCATGCCATCACATCGCCTTGCAATGCGAGGCAATAAATTCTGCATGGCTAGGCATGACATCGACACATTTTCGTATCGTCTTTTGTACCTGATCGAGAAAATAAGCGATGTCTTCTTTGCTGCGGTGATCGACCAAAGGATGATAGCTTTCAGCACGCAAACCCTGGCCATGCATCACTTGCAACCAACTGGTTTCGGCAAACAGTTCTTCGCCGATGCGGAAAATCCGCCCATGTGAGCGATATAAATCGATACGTTTTTGTACGTCATCGGGTACTGACATGTTTTGGCAGTATTCCCAGAAGGGTGATCCTACTTTGGTGTTCAGTTTGTAATGCATGATCAAGAAGTCGCGTATGCGTTGATACTCTTCATCGTTCTGCGCGTTGTAGGTGTCAATATCAACCTGGTTAAAACCCTGATCTGGAAACAAACTAATCAAACGCATAATCGCCGTTTGCACCATATGAATGCTGGTTGATTCCAAAGGCTCCATAAAGCCACCCGACAAACCGATGGCGACACAATTCTTATTCCATGCCTTCTTACGTTTGCCCGTCGTGAAGCGAATCAAACGCGGATCGGCCAAAGCTTCGCCATCCAAATTGTTCAACAAAATCGCTTGCGCCTCGTCTGCGCTCATAAACTTACTGGAGAACACATGGCCATTCCCAGTGCGATGTTGCAAAGGAATGCGCCATTGCCAGCCTGCGCTATGTGCGGTCGAACGCGTGTACGGCAATAAGGGACCGGCGGAAGCACATGGCACGGCAATCGCACTATCGGCCGGCAACCAATGGCTCCAGTCTTCGTAACCGGTTTTCAAAGTCTTTTCGATCAACAAAGCCGCCAAGCCCGAGCAATCTATGAAGAGATCGCCATCAATACGCTCGCCGTTTTCCATCAACAGGGCTTCAATAAAGCCATCGCTTTCGCGCACGATGGTGTCCACGATCTTACCCTCCGTTCTCTGCGTGCCTTGTTGCTCAGCTTTACTACGCAAATACTTGGCATACAAACCGGCGTCAAAATGAAAGGCATACGAAATATCTGCCAAAGGAGAGTTCGGCATATCTTTCGGTGCGCGCATAAATTTATGCTGACGTGGCGCGACCGTATTGATCGAGAAGTGTTCCAAATCCGGTGCCTCGCCCAGCTGATACATCTTCAACCAATATTGGTAGAACTTAGCAACCACCTGATCACGACCAATCACACCAAAACCGTGGATGTAAGAATCCCCTTGCTTGCCCCAATTGACGAATTCAATCCCCAGCTTAAAAGTCGCTTGGGTCTGACGCATGAATTCATCTTCGTCGAGATTTACCAATTGATTAAAGGCACGAATACTAGGAATGGTCGCCTCACCCACGCCGATGGTCGAGATAGCGTCGGACTCCACTAATCGTAAGCGATAAGTCGGTGGCAATACGCGCGATAAAGCTGTCGCCGTCATCCAACCGGCAGTGCCACCACCAACGATGACCACGGTTTGAATCGGAACATTTTTGCCAGCGCGGTTGCCACCATTGTTGCTGTCGTGATTATGGATTGAGGCTGTCTCTGTATTCATGCTTCTTCCCAATTCTCTCTTCTCAATTCTCTCTATCGTGCTTAGCGACAAACCCTGCTTGATCGCTATACTGCTGCAAAGGGCTTTCTTACAAACGCAATTCCGTTTCCGGATCAAACAAAGAAACGCGTGTCGCGTCGATGTCGAAACGCACCTGCTGTCCGAGGGTATAAGTCTGGCCATCATTGGCGATCGCCGCCAAAGTCAGGGGCGCAGCTGAGGATGGCGACACCGCGGACATCATCTCTAACCACAACACTTGGTGATTCCCCATCGGTTCTACCAAAGACACAGTCGCTTGCATGGCTCCTTGCGGGTGCAACTTAATTTGCTCCGCACGCACGCCCAAGGTGGCACTGATCTTGGTCGACACGGCACCCGCTTTGAAGGCATAGTTCGACAGATTAAGCTGTAACTGCGGACAGCGAAATTGCTGCTGCGAATCGACTTCGCCGCTGATGAAATTCATCGCTGGCGAACCTAAGAAACCGGCGACAAACTGATTCGCTGGCTGCTCATAAACCACAGCTGGCGTACCAATTTGTTGTATTTCACCCGAACGCATCACCACGATGCGTGAGGCCAAAGTCATCGCTTCGACTTGATCATGCGTCACGTAGATCATGGTCGACTTCAATTGTTGATGCAGTAGTTTCAATTCACGACGCAGACTCGAACGCAATTTCGCATCGAGATTGGACAAAGGCTCATCGAATAAATAGACCGCTGCTTGACGCACCAAGGCGCGTCCAATCGCCACACGTTGTCGTTGTCCCCCAGAGAGTTCCGACGGCTTACGTTTCAAGAGCGGCTCAAGATGCAAAATCTGCGCCGCATGAGCTATGCGCTTGGCAATCTCATCTTTCGCGATGCCACTGATGCGCAAGCCAAACGACATATTCTTTTCCACCGACATGGTCGGATACAAGGCGTAAGACTGGAACACCATGCCGATATTGCGCTCACTCGGATCGGCATCGGTCATGTCTTGTCCGGCGATCTCAATGCTCCCGCTGCTAACATCAATCAAACCCGCAATCGCATGCAACAGCGTCGACTTGCCACAGCCCGATGGACCCAGCAAGACCAAAAACTCACCAGGCTCCACAGCAAGAGTAAGGTCCCGCAAAATCGCATTACCACCAAGCGTAATTCCTAAATTTTGTATGCTGACGTTTGCCACAAATAATCCTTGTTTGCTGATCTACAGCCCTAAAACACATCCAGAAATTGAGCGAGAGGAGAAACCCATCCCCACCCTAACCCTCCCCGTTGAAAGGGAGGGAACATTACGGCTAACTCAACCACTTACCAAGCACAGCGCCCCAATAAATGCCTCAGAAATTCAATTATGGGGATGCAGTGCAAGGCGCAAAACGGAGCAATACGTCGGTATTGCGAGTATTTGCAACGCAGCAATGCGCCCCAGAATTGGATTTATGAGGTAATTATTTAACGGCTCCGGCTGTAATACCCCTCACAAACCAACGCCCCGAAACAAAATACAAAACCAAAGGCACGAGCGAGGTCAAAATCGTCGCCGCCATATTCACGTTGTACTCGCGCGTCCCAGTCGTCGTGTTAATCACATTATTGAGCTGCACCGTCATCGGCAAATTTTCGCGCCCCGCGAACACGAGGCCTAACAAATAATCGTTCCACACGCCGGTCACTTGCATGATCGCGGCAACTACAATGATCGGTGCTGACATCGGTAGCACTAACTGGAACAGAATCCGCCAAAACCCGCCACCGTCGATGCGTGCGGCTTGAAATAGTTCGTGCGGGATGCTCGAATAATAGTTACGAAACAGCAGCGTCATCATCGGCATACTGAAAATGGTGTGCACGATAACGATGCCGGGAAGCGAACTATAAAGATCGACCGCTGCCAACAAACGTACTAAAGGGAAAATCATCACCTGGACGGGTATGAAGGCACCGACCATCAAGACACCGAACAAAATATTGGCACCGCGTGGACGCCAAAATGACAAAGCGTAGCCGTTGAGCGCCCCGAGCATAATAGGAATGATGGTACTGGGAACGACGATCGCAATCGAATTGGTAAAGCCACCGCGTATACCTTCACAGGAAACGCCGGTACACGCACTACTCCAAGCGGCAAACCATGCATCGAGCGACCACGTACTTGGTAAGGCAAACAATTGTCCCAGCCGAATTTCATCCATGCTTTTGAACGAGGTCACTAACATGATGTAGAGCGGGAGTAAAAAGAACAGCGCCGCACTGATCAGAAAAGCATACAAACCGATACGAGCCACGCGAGAACCACCACGACGCCTTTTACTGCGTGGCTGTGGGATGGAAATTATTGCGGTCCTTTGCATCGAACCTTGATTCGAAATTTGATTCGGTGCGGCACTCATGTTGCACCCCTCGACACTTTGTTCAACGGCACTTCCTTTTTGTTGACCGCCGATGTGGCGTGCGATCGTGCATTCGAGCGTGCATGCATGCGCGCATACATATACGGTGCTAGTAAGGCCACCACCGGCACCAAGAGCATCACGGCACCGGCCGAGGCCAAGGCGATATTGGCACGACCGAACAGGTGATCCATAATAAATTTCGCGGGTACTTCACTCGCTGTACCGGGACCACCTTGGGTCATCGCAACCACCGAATCAAACAGCTTGATGGCAGCCGTGCTCAAGAGCAAAAAGACGGTAGCCAAGGTAGGCGCCATCATGGGCAAAATAATCGATAGATACACGCGCCAAGCGGGAATACCGTCGAGCCGCGTGGCTTTCCAAATTTCTTGATCGATGCCACGCAAGCCTGCCAACATCATTGCCATGACCAAGCCCGAGGTCTGCCACACAGTAGCGATCACGATGGTGTAAATCACTTTATCCTGATCGATAATCCAATCAAATTCAAAATTCGGGAAGCCCCATTGGCGCACGGCATTTTCGATGCCGATGCCCGGCGTCAACATCCATTGCCACACCAAACCGGTCGCCACAAAGGACATTGCATACGGATATAAAAAGACCGTGCGCAGTACTCCTTCCGCTTTCACTTTTTGATCAATAAAAGCGGCGAGGAGAAAGCCAATCACCATGCTCGCGACAATGAAAAGTACAGAATAAATCGCGAGGTTTTCTATCGAGAGCAGCCAACGTTCATTCTCAAATAATTTGGCGTACTGCGTCATGCCGACGAAGGTATCCGTCGGCAAACTGCGCGAGCTCGTCAAGGAAATCTTGATCGACCACAGCACGGTACCGACGTAAGCCACTAAGACAATCAGCGCCAGGGGCGTGATGGCTCCGTAAGGTATCAGTTTGCGGGCGATGGTTTTTAAACGCATTTTTGTAGCCTGCCGAGCTAGTTGCTTCTATGGATGATGGTTTGCGATGACTTCAGTTGGTGGCGTGTTTTTTTCGCATTTATGCACTCATGCACTCACTCTTTCAAGGCATTCACAATGCTCTTTTGCACTTTCTCCACTGGCATTTTGGTATTCCAAAACGCGGTCAGAATATCTTGCAGAGCGCCATTCTGATCTGGTGTCAAATACACCTCACTAATCCCAAGCACGCGCGATTTATCTTTCATGATCGCCATACCGGTTTGCGCGCACAAATCCATACTCGACGTATCCACATCGCTACGAATCGGGATCGATCCCTTCAGCTTATTAAACTCAATTTGCACGCTCGGCGTCATCAAAGTTTTTGCTAATAATTTTTGAGCGCGTACCACGGGTTCCACTGTCGTTTTGGGGAAGACAAAAGCATCGCCCTGAATCAAATACGGCGCGGTCGGATTGAAACCGGCGATGCAGCCAAAGTCTTTGCCTGCGGTCTGCTTGGCAGCGGCGAACTCACCTTTCACCCAATCACCCATGATTTGAAAACCCGCTTTACCGCTGATCAACATAGCGGTTGCATCATTCCAATTACGTCCTGGAGAACCCGCATCGATATACGATTGCATGCGCTTAAAGGCCAACAACACATTTTTGAAAGCGTCTGAGTTGATCGCTTTCGCGTCACGGTCGCGGATGACTTTTAAGTACAAATCTTTGCCGCCGACATTAGCTAACATCGCCTGAAAAACAATCGTCTCCTGCCACGCTTGACCACCATGCGCGAGACCGACTAAACCTGCTGCCTTGAGCTTATCGAGCGCAGCAAACAGTTCATCGATGGTCGCAGGCTCTTTGGCGATGCCGGCTTTCTTGAAGGCTGCTTTGGAATACCAAAACCAGGTTTGCATGTGCAAATTGACAGGTACGGCGTAGTAATGACCTTTAATGCGGATCACATTCAAGACGGTGTCGGGCAATAATTTATCCCAACCCTCCGCAGCGGCCACATCGTCCATATTGTTGAGCATATTTTGCTCCACCAAATCTTGGAACTGCTTGGTGGTATTGAATTGCGCTGCGACCGGAGCATTGCCACCAACGATACGGTTAATTGCCACTGCCCGAGCTTGATCAGCGCCCGCGATCGCGGTATCGACCCACACCCCACCCGCTTTACGATAAGCGTCGGCAATGGTTTTCACTGCTGCGGATTCACTGCTCGAAGTCCACCAGTGCAAGACTTCAGCTTTCGCCATGGGTCCACTTTTTACTGCCGCTTGATTCGGTGCAGGTGTTGCAGCGACGGCGGTCGTGCCCATTCCGCATAAACCCACGGCCAAAAAGCAGG encodes the following:
- a CDS encoding ABC transporter substrate-binding protein, which encodes MAKAEVLHWWTSSSESAAVKTIADAYRKAGGVWVDTAIAGADQARAVAINRIVGGNAPVAAQFNTTKQFQDLVEQNMLNNMDDVAAAEGWDKLLPDTVLNVIRIKGHYYAVPVNLHMQTWFWYSKAAFKKAGIAKEPATIDELFAALDKLKAAGLVGLAHGGQAWQETIVFQAMLANVGGKDLYLKVIRDRDAKAINSDAFKNVLLAFKRMQSYIDAGSPGRNWNDATAMLISGKAGFQIMGDWVKGEFAAAKQTAGKDFGCIAGFNPTAPYLIQGDAFVFPKTTVEPVVRAQKLLAKTLMTPSVQIEFNKLKGSIPIRSDVDTSSMDLCAQTGMAIMKDKSRVLGISEVYLTPDQNGALQDILTAFWNTKMPVEKVQKSIVNALKE